The following are encoded in a window of Oceanispirochaeta sp. genomic DNA:
- a CDS encoding ankyrin repeat domain-containing protein — translation MLSLTQDMKDEIKLACMDMPDGEINRMIRRGISPFMLLVLGCQTNSLQLIEESLKKGADINGRDNESWTPLMHASYYNHQEAIDCLLSHNARVHPRSDQGESAVYIAMKERNLSTVNLFNKRLYMIRMKHAGILIEALRTIERERKKPVEARDRTALALSCIDRGYVWWVGEEHPQKVERLFRNAYHFDPRVGAFPYASILASSGQQAEALDILEMIQKKKWTTIPREGMTESGLFVNLEESYRWKRFMIRWREPQGRTISA, via the coding sequence TTGCTTTCATTAACACAGGATATGAAAGATGAAATAAAACTGGCATGCATGGATATGCCCGATGGCGAGATCAACAGAATGATCAGAAGAGGAATTTCCCCATTTATGCTTCTCGTACTGGGATGCCAGACAAACTCTTTACAACTGATAGAAGAATCACTGAAAAAGGGAGCTGATATCAACGGAAGGGATAATGAATCCTGGACTCCTCTCATGCATGCATCCTATTACAACCATCAGGAAGCCATTGACTGCCTTCTTTCTCATAATGCCCGGGTTCATCCCCGTTCGGATCAGGGAGAATCGGCGGTCTATATAGCCATGAAAGAGCGGAACCTCAGTACAGTGAACCTCTTCAACAAACGCCTGTACATGATCAGAATGAAACACGCGGGCATACTCATTGAGGCACTGAGAACCATTGAACGGGAGCGGAAAAAGCCTGTAGAGGCCAGGGACAGAACGGCTCTTGCCTTGTCCTGTATTGACAGAGGCTATGTCTGGTGGGTGGGTGAAGAACATCCCCAGAAGGTGGAGAGACTCTTCAGAAATGCCTATCATTTCGATCCCCGGGTAGGAGCCTTTCCCTATGCCTCGATTCTGGCCTCTTCGGGTCAACAGGCAGAAGCCCTGGATATTCTGGAAATGATTCAGAAAAAAAAGTGGACCACCATCCCCCGGGAGGGAATGACTGAGAGCGGTTTATTTGTCAATCTGGAAGAATCCTACCGCTGGAAACGCTTCATGATAAGGTGGCGTGAACCTCAGGGAAGAACCATCTCCGCCTGA